A window of Juglans regia cultivar Chandler chromosome 7, Walnut 2.0, whole genome shotgun sequence contains these coding sequences:
- the LOC108989251 gene encoding cyclic pyranopterin monophosphate synthase, mitochondrial, whose amino-acid sequence MFLRRLAVALPHSRSFFSGNNNHDLASAISELNKEMESVFGEPPSNGHASSASNQYMAQEPQLVSHKVVESTPGLTHISSTGEAQMVDVSRKESSKRTAIASCKVILGKKVFDLVAANQIAKGDVLTVAKIAGIGGAKKTSCLIPLCHNIYLTHVRVDLTLNTGHFSVDIEGEAACTGKTGVEMEAMTAVTIAGLTVYDMCKAASKDIQITDVRLESKTGGKSGDWSREK is encoded by the exons ATGTTCCTCAGGAGACTTGCAGTGGCGCTCCCTCACTCAAGAAGTTTCTTCAGTGGTAACAATAATCATGATCTTGCAAGTGCCATTTCTGAGCTAAATAAG GAAATGGAATCCGTGTTTGGTGAGCCTCCTTCAAATGGTCATGCGAGTTCTGCCAGTAATCAATATATGGCTCAAGAACCCCAGTTAGTTTCTCATAAGGTAGTTGAAAGCACACCTGGCCTGACCCACATTAGCAGTACGGGTGAAGCCCAAATGGTTGATGTTTCTCGCAAAGAAAGTAGTAAGAGAACTGCAATTGCCAGTTGTAAAGTAATTCTTGGCAAGAAGGTGTTTGATCTGGTCGCGGCTAACCAGATTGCCAAGGGAGATGTCCTTACTGTGGCGAAAATTGCAGGAATTGGTGGAGCAAAGAAAACAAGCTGTCTCATCCCACTGTGCCACAACATATACTTGACTCATGTTCGTGTCGATCTGACGCTGAACACTGGGCATTTTAGTGTTGATATAGAAGGGGAAGCTGCATGTACAGGGAAAACCGGGGTTGAAATGGAAGCAATGACAGCCGTAACCATTGCTGGTCTAACAGTTTATGATATGTGCAAGGCTGCCTCGAAGGATATCCAGATTACAGATGTGCGTCTTGAGTCCAAAACTGGTGGGAAGAGTGGGGACTGGTCCAGGGAGAAGTAA
- the LOC108989252 gene encoding cytochrome P450 703A2, whose product MDLATFASTLLCLALIYKITYKWLNSKSPHKTKAQLPPGPPKWPVFGNLLQLSKLPHRDLASLCEKYGPLVYLRLGSVHAITTNDPDIIREILVRQDDVFASRPRTLAAIHLAYGCGDVALAPLGPSWKRMRRICMEHLLTTKRLESFARHRAEEAQHLVRDVWARAQTGKAVNLRDVLGAFSMNNVTRMLLGKQYYGSESAGPQEAMEFMHITHELFWLLGLIYLGDYLPFWRWVDPYGCEKKMREVEKRVDDFHKKIIEEHRRARERKRIKREGDDDNDELDFVDVLLSLPGEDGKEHMDDREIKALIQDMIAAATDTSAVTNEWAMAEVIKHPRVLRKVQEELDSVVGPNRMVSESDLANLNYLRCVVRETFRMHPAGPFLIPHESLGATTINGYYIPAKTRVFINTHGLGRNTKVWDNVEEFRPERHWVVDGSRVEISHGADFKILPFSAGKRKCPGAPLGVTLVLMALAQLFHCFDWSPPEGLKHEDIDTSEVYGMTMPKAEALEAIAKPRLARHMYLQ is encoded by the exons ATGGATTTAGCCACATTTGCTTCAACCCTTCTTTGTTTAGCTCTGATCTACAAGATCACGTACAAGTGGCTCAACAGCAAGTCCCCACACAAAACCAAAGCGCAGCTCCCTCCTGGTCCACCAAAATGGCCTGTATTTGGCAACCTTCTGCAGCTGAGCAAACTCCCCCACAGAGACCTCGCCTCTCTGTGCGAGAAATACGGCCCGCTCGTCTATCTCCGCCTTGGCAGCGTGCACGCCATCACCACCAACGACCCAGACATCATACGCGAGATTCTAGTCCGTCAAGATGATGTCTTTGCCTCCAGGCCACGCACTCTTGCTGCCATTCACCTCGCCTACGGCTGCGGCGATGTGGCCCTGGCCCCGCTGGGACCGAGCTGGAAGCGAATGAGGCGGATATGCATGGAGCACCTGCTGACCACAAAGCGGCTCGAGTCCTTTGCCAGACACCGCGCCGAGGAGGCTCAGCACCTCGTGCGGGACGTCTGGGCGAGGGCTCAGACCGGGAAGGCAGTGAACTTGAGGGACGTTTTGGGTGCGTTCTCGATGAACAACGTGACTAGGATGTTGCTGGGGAAGCAGTATTATGGATCTGAATCTGCAGGGCCACAAGAGGCCATGGAGTTCATGCATATTACCCATGAGTTGTTTTGGCTACTGGGGTTGATTTATTTGGGTGATTATCTGCCATTTTGGAGGTGGGTGGACCCTTATGGGTGtgagaagaagatgagggaAGTGGAGAAGAGAGTGGATGATtttcacaagaaaattattgaagaaCATAGGAGGGcaagggagagaaagagaatcAAAAGAGAGGGTGATGATGATAACGATGAATTGGATTTTGTTGATGTCCTGCTATCTTTGCCTGGAGAAGATGGAAAAGAACATATGGATGACAGAGAAATTAAAGCACTAATCCAG GACATGATTGCCGCTGCCACAGACACGTCGGCTGTGACCAACGAATGGGCGATGGCTGAGGTGATCAAGCATCCACGTGTACTTCGAAAGGTCCAAGAAGAGCTTGACTCTGTGGTAGGCCCCAATCGAATGGTCTCGGAATCTGATCTGGCCAACCTCAACTACTTACGTTGCGTCGTACGTGAAACCTTTCGGATGCACCCGGCTGGACCATTTCTTATCCCCCACGAATCGCTAGGTGCCACCACCATCAACGGTTATTACATCCCGGCCAAGACACGTGTCTTCATCAACACTCATGGGCTAGGCCGAAACACCAAGGTTTGGGATAATGTAGAGGAGTTTCGGCCCGAGAGGCATTGGGTGGTTGATGGGAGCCGAGTGGAGATTAGTCATGGAGCGGATTTCAAGATATTGCCATTCAGTGCTGGGAAAAGGAAGTGCCCCGGCGCGCCTCTTGGGGtgacattggttttgatggCATTGGCTCAGCTCTTTCACTGCTTTGATTGGAGCCCACCAGAGGGATTGAAGCATGAAGATATAGATACAAGTGAAGTTTATGGGATGACAATGCCAAAGGCTGAGGCTTTGGAGGCCATTGCGAAGCCACGCTTAGCAAGACATATGTATCTTCAATGA